In Cystobacter fuscus DSM 2262, one DNA window encodes the following:
- a CDS encoding ABC transporter ATP-binding protein: MNGNPEQQPLIALRGVKKIYRTGDVEVAALKHVDFTVNHGDFVAIMGSSGSGKSTLMNILGCLDRPTEGEYLLEGQDVARLDRNDLALVRNRTLGFVFQSFNLLARTSALENVELPLLYAGVPARERHRRAREALERVGLGARLDHHPRQLSGGQQQRVAIARALVSRPRVILADEPTGNLDSRTSIEVMALFQELQQEGMTLVLVTHEPDIAGYAGRVVVVRDGLIRSDQRQTPVAAHVPPVEEAAS; encoded by the coding sequence ATGAACGGCAACCCAGAACAACAACCTCTCATCGCGCTCCGGGGCGTGAAGAAGATCTACCGCACGGGCGACGTGGAGGTGGCGGCGCTCAAGCACGTGGACTTCACGGTGAACCACGGCGACTTCGTGGCCATCATGGGCTCGAGCGGCTCGGGCAAGTCCACGCTGATGAACATCCTGGGCTGCCTGGACCGGCCCACCGAGGGCGAGTACCTGCTCGAGGGCCAGGACGTGGCGCGCCTGGACCGCAATGACCTGGCGCTCGTGCGCAACCGCACCCTGGGCTTCGTCTTCCAGAGCTTCAACCTGCTGGCGCGCACGAGCGCCCTGGAGAACGTGGAGCTGCCCCTGCTCTACGCCGGGGTGCCCGCGCGCGAGCGGCACCGGCGGGCGCGCGAGGCGCTCGAGCGCGTGGGCCTGGGCGCGCGCCTGGACCACCACCCCCGTCAGCTGTCCGGCGGTCAGCAGCAGCGCGTGGCGATCGCCCGGGCCCTGGTGAGCCGGCCGCGCGTCATCCTCGCCGACGAGCCCACGGGCAACCTGGACTCGCGCACCAGCATCGAGGTGATGGCGCTCTTCCAGGAGCTGCAACAGGAAGGCATGACGCTCGTGCTGGTGACGCACGAGCCGGACATCGCCGGCTACGCCGGACGCGTGGTGGTGGTACGCGACGGCCTCATCCGCTCGGACCAACGGCAGACGCCGGTGGCCGCGCACGTGCCCCCCGTGGAGGAGGCCGCTTCATGA
- a CDS encoding ABC transporter permease: MNILETLMLAVRSLLRSKMRSFLTALGIIIGVGAVIAMVAIGDGARANVQKVFDAMGTNLLIVMPGSSNTGGARGGSGTQPTITWEDLEAIRTQLPSVRAAAPEMRTSAQVFSEDQNWTTSVTGTTPDFFDVRGWSMAQGRKLNEADVEAGAKVAVIGQTVVEKLYGPGINPVGQVIRIKKTPFTIVGMTARKGQSPMGQDYDDSILVPATTFQRQIQSQSLARYITGVLYVQADASAGTARAQKELTALLRERHRITSDEDPNDFDVRDLSEIASSRQQSTETLSLLLASIAAVSLVVGGIGIMNIMLVSVTERTREIGVRVAVGARPRDILLQFLIEALTLSLLGGLLGAAVGLGVARFLASQFQWPLLVRPDVILLALGFSALIGVGFGLYPARKASRLDPIDALRYE, translated from the coding sequence ATGAACATCCTCGAGACCCTGATGCTCGCGGTGCGCTCGCTCTTGCGCAGCAAGATGCGCTCGTTCCTCACCGCGCTGGGCATCATCATCGGCGTGGGCGCCGTCATCGCCATGGTGGCCATTGGCGATGGCGCCCGCGCCAACGTGCAGAAGGTGTTCGACGCCATGGGCACCAACCTGCTCATCGTCATGCCCGGCTCCAGCAACACCGGAGGCGCGCGGGGCGGCTCCGGCACCCAGCCCACCATCACCTGGGAGGACCTGGAGGCCATCCGCACCCAGCTGCCGAGCGTGCGCGCCGCCGCGCCCGAGATGCGCACGAGCGCCCAGGTCTTCAGCGAGGACCAGAACTGGACCACGAGCGTCACGGGCACCACGCCCGACTTCTTCGACGTGCGCGGGTGGAGCATGGCCCAGGGCCGCAAGCTCAACGAGGCCGACGTGGAGGCGGGCGCCAAGGTGGCCGTCATCGGCCAGACGGTGGTGGAGAAGCTCTATGGCCCGGGCATCAATCCGGTGGGTCAGGTCATCCGCATCAAGAAGACCCCCTTCACCATCGTGGGCATGACGGCGCGCAAGGGCCAGTCACCCATGGGGCAGGACTACGACGACAGCATCCTCGTGCCCGCCACCACCTTCCAGCGGCAGATCCAATCGCAGAGCCTCGCCCGCTACATCACTGGCGTGCTCTACGTGCAGGCCGACGCGAGCGCTGGCACCGCCCGGGCCCAGAAGGAGCTCACCGCGCTCCTGCGCGAGCGCCACCGCATCACCTCCGACGAGGACCCCAACGACTTCGACGTGCGCGACCTGTCGGAGATCGCCAGCAGCCGCCAGCAGAGCACCGAGACGCTCAGCCTGCTGCTCGCCTCCATCGCCGCCGTGTCCCTGGTGGTGGGGGGCATCGGCATCATGAACATCATGCTGGTGAGCGTCACCGAGCGCACCCGGGAGATTGGCGTGCGCGTGGCGGTGGGCGCGCGTCCCCGGGACATCCTCCTGCAGTTCCTCATCGAGGCGCTGACGCTGTCGCTGCTCGGAGGATTGCTCGGCGCCGCGGTGGGCCTGGGCGTGGCCCGCTTCCTCGCGTCCCAGTTCCAGTGGCCCCTGCTGGTGCGGCCCGACGTCATCCTGCTCGCGCTCGGCTTCAGTGCGCTGATCGGCGTGGGCTTTGGCCTCTACCCGGCGCGCAAGGCGAGCCGGCTCGACCCTATCGATGCCTTGAGGTACGAGTAA
- a CDS encoding efflux RND transporter periplasmic adaptor subunit, translated as MSELPQRDEKSSPSTQNRPAPAEPTRRRGPPQGLGWWLLGLAVIAAAGTWFFWPKPKDPAAGFELVPVQRRTVEARVSATGTLSALVTVQVGSQVSGRIQEILVDYNSLVKKGQVIARLDPQLLQAALERSKANLMAARANVQRARVEAQNARLQAERAKALRAQQFIAQADLDTAEATAQSAQAQVTSTEAALAQAQAALSEAEVNVRYATIVSPTDGMVISRSVDVGQTVAASLQTPTLFTIAEDLRKMQVNTSIAESDVGRLRDGMPATFTVDAWPGQTFDGVIRQIRNAAQTVQNVVTYDAVIDVQNPEMKLKPGMTANVNIVTARGENVLTVPNAALRFRPPAPPEGSRPEGRGGADRQAAAAPPPAGSKTVYVLREGRPVRVNVKAGVTDGSYTEVEGELNEGDQVITALSTAAGTGTGAAPGAGGGQRPAGGGGGFGGGRRGGGPF; from the coding sequence ATGAGTGAGCTGCCACAGCGCGACGAGAAGTCCTCCCCTTCCACCCAGAACCGCCCCGCGCCCGCCGAGCCCACCCGGCGTAGAGGCCCGCCCCAGGGTCTGGGCTGGTGGTTGCTGGGCCTCGCGGTCATCGCGGCCGCGGGCACCTGGTTCTTCTGGCCCAAGCCCAAGGATCCCGCCGCCGGCTTCGAGCTGGTCCCGGTGCAGCGGCGCACCGTCGAGGCGCGCGTGTCGGCGACCGGCACGCTGTCCGCGCTCGTGACGGTGCAGGTCGGCAGTCAGGTGTCCGGCCGCATCCAGGAGATCCTCGTCGACTACAACTCGCTGGTGAAGAAGGGCCAGGTGATCGCCCGGCTCGATCCCCAGTTGCTCCAGGCGGCCCTGGAGCGCAGCAAGGCCAACCTCATGGCCGCGCGGGCCAACGTGCAGCGCGCACGCGTGGAGGCGCAGAACGCCCGGCTGCAGGCGGAGCGGGCCAAGGCGCTGCGCGCCCAGCAGTTCATCGCCCAGGCGGATCTGGACACCGCCGAGGCCACCGCCCAGTCGGCCCAGGCCCAGGTGACGTCGACCGAGGCGGCACTCGCACAGGCCCAGGCGGCGCTGAGCGAGGCGGAGGTGAACGTGCGCTACGCCACCATCGTGTCGCCCACGGATGGCATGGTCATCTCGCGCAGCGTGGACGTGGGCCAGACGGTGGCCGCGTCGCTGCAGACGCCCACCCTGTTCACCATCGCCGAGGACCTGCGCAAGATGCAGGTGAACACCAGCATCGCCGAGTCCGACGTGGGCCGGCTGCGCGACGGCATGCCCGCGACCTTCACCGTGGACGCCTGGCCGGGGCAGACCTTCGACGGCGTCATCCGGCAGATCCGCAACGCGGCCCAGACGGTGCAGAACGTCGTCACCTACGATGCCGTCATCGACGTGCAGAACCCGGAGATGAAGCTCAAGCCGGGCATGACGGCCAACGTCAACATCGTCACCGCGCGCGGCGAGAACGTGCTCACCGTGCCCAACGCGGCGCTGCGCTTCCGTCCCCCCGCGCCCCCCGAGGGCTCCAGGCCCGAAGGCCGCGGAGGCGCGGACAGGCAGGCCGCCGCGGCGCCGCCGCCCGCCGGCTCCAAGACGGTGTACGTGCTGCGCGAGGGGCGTCCCGTGCGCGTGAACGTGAAGGCCGGCGTGACGGATGGCTCGTACACGGAGGTCGAGGGCGAGCTGAACGAGGGCGACCAGGTCATCACCGCCCTGAGCACGGCGGCGGGCACAGGCACGGGCGCGGCTCCGGGCGCGGGCGGAGGCCAGCGTCCCGCGGGCGGGGGCGGAGGCTTCGGTGGCGGCCGGCGTGGTGGAGGTCCCTTCTAG
- a CDS encoding TolC family protein, with translation MRSFLPMTALLLAATPALAQEPPQRQPQQQQPAPAQPQQRVLTLAEALRTAQERQPQLRQAQASTTAANARVDQNFSSLLPQVNASASYQRSFSSNTNFGTADPTSGIIRREGFNVGASVNQLVWDFGRTTGRWRAAQESAAAQKSNEQQTQSDVLANVQTVYFNALAQQVLVQVAEETLRNQQAHLDQVQAQVQVGTRPEIDLVQQRTLVANARLQLIQARNNSATLKAQLNQAMGVEGPTDYAVREEVVGLVRGEDEPMDTLVDLAFQNRADLAATEHQLLAQEQQLSATRGNFFPSINVSVSANESGPTPAELQWGVTGQVGLSWPLFQGGLTLAQMREQRANISGVQAQRDALRQQVRLEVERAQLSVHAAKESVTAADEALLNARERLRLAEGRYRAGVGNIIELSDAQLSATNAAVQRVQAAYNLATARTELARSLGQQTAPQT, from the coding sequence ATGCGTTCCTTCCTCCCGATGACCGCCCTCCTGCTCGCCGCCACCCCGGCGCTCGCCCAGGAGCCGCCGCAACGGCAACCCCAGCAGCAGCAACCGGCGCCGGCCCAGCCGCAACAGCGCGTGCTCACCCTGGCCGAGGCGCTGCGCACCGCCCAGGAGCGCCAGCCCCAGCTGCGCCAGGCCCAGGCCAGCACCACCGCGGCCAACGCCCGCGTGGATCAGAACTTCTCCTCGCTCCTGCCCCAGGTGAACGCCAGCGCCTCCTACCAGCGCTCCTTCTCCAGCAACACGAACTTCGGCACCGCGGACCCCACCTCCGGCATCATCCGCCGCGAGGGCTTCAACGTGGGCGCCAGCGTCAACCAGCTCGTCTGGGACTTCGGCCGCACCACGGGCCGCTGGCGCGCCGCCCAGGAGTCCGCCGCCGCCCAGAAGAGCAACGAGCAGCAGACCCAGAGCGACGTGCTGGCCAACGTGCAGACCGTCTACTTCAACGCGCTCGCCCAGCAGGTGCTCGTGCAGGTGGCGGAGGAGACGCTGCGCAACCAACAGGCGCACCTGGACCAGGTCCAGGCCCAGGTGCAGGTCGGCACCCGGCCGGAGATCGATCTCGTCCAGCAGCGCACCCTCGTGGCCAACGCCCGGCTCCAGCTCATCCAGGCGCGCAACAACTCCGCCACCCTCAAGGCCCAGCTCAACCAGGCCATGGGCGTGGAGGGCCCCACCGACTACGCCGTGCGGGAGGAAGTCGTCGGACTCGTGCGGGGCGAGGACGAACCCATGGACACCCTGGTGGACCTGGCATTCCAGAACCGCGCGGACCTGGCCGCCACCGAGCACCAGTTGCTCGCCCAGGAGCAGCAGCTGTCGGCCACCCGGGGCAACTTCTTCCCGAGCATCAACGTCTCCGTGTCGGCCAACGAGTCGGGGCCCACCCCGGCCGAGCTGCAGTGGGGCGTCACCGGACAGGTGGGCCTGAGCTGGCCCCTCTTCCAGGGCGGCCTCACGCTCGCCCAGATGCGCGAGCAGCGGGCCAACATCAGCGGCGTCCAGGCCCAGCGCGATGCACTGCGGCAACAGGTGCGGCTGGAGGTGGAGCGCGCCCAGCTCTCCGTGCACGCCGCCAAGGAGAGCGTCACCGCCGCGGACGAGGCCCTGCTCAATGCCCGCGAGCGGCTGCGGCTGGCCGAGGGCCGCTACCGCGCGGGCGTCGGCAACATCATCGAGCTGTCCGACGCCCAGCTCTCCGCCACCAACGCCGCCGTCCAGCGCGTCCAGGCCGCCTACAACCTGGCCACCGCGCGCACGGAACTCGCCCGCTCGCTCGGGCAGCAGACCGCCCCCCAGACGTGA